A region of Salvia splendens isolate huo1 chromosome 17, SspV2, whole genome shotgun sequence DNA encodes the following proteins:
- the LOC121775103 gene encoding transcription factor bHLH62-like, with protein sequence MEKEGNASNLFSSSSDLNCRLFRPNWENSVDQNDPFESALSSMVSSPTASHNNNGDNIVLRELIGRLGSICNSGEISPFNNNSANTSCYSTPLNSPPNLNLMRESGSNQFLSLPTFSPDPAFPERAARFSCFANTNFGGLSEIPPKLDPTKIPPPSVQENWESIPAPEKNFMASRSSTPDNAADSRENSTVSEQIPIPENGANPRKRKSAPKGKGKDTAVANVSASENSESSGKRSKSEEEKANQKASKDNSKLPEPPKDYIHVRARRGQATDAHSLAERVRREKISERMKVLQDLVPGCNKVTGKAVMLDEIINYVQSLQRQVEFLSMKLTTVNPRMDFNMEALMSKDMFQSRGSMYPSDGYPFQSPCGNEAPFPPSHGRNQRPQMENFADAASQVSSFWEDDLHSIVQMGFGQGQMQNFQGILPTSQMKVEL encoded by the exons ATGGAGAAAGAGGGCAACGCCAGCAACTTGTTTTCCTCCTCCAGTGATCTCAATTGCAGGCTTTTCCGACCCAATTGGGAGAATTCAGTCGATCAGAACGACCCCTTCGAGTCCGCATTGAGCTCCATGGTCTCATCCCCAACCGCTTCACACAACAACAATGGCGACAACATCGTTTTGCGTGAGCTGATTGGGCGATTGGGCAGCATTTGCAATTCCGGAGAGATTTCCCCTTTCAACAACAACAGTGCTAACACCTCCTGCTACAGCACCCCTCTCAATTCCCCTCCCAACCTCAATCTCATGAGGGAGAGTGGGAGTAATcagtttctctctctccccaCCTTCTCCCCCGATCCGGCTTTTCCTGAGCGGGCCGCGAGATTCTCCTGCTTCGCCAACACGAATTTTGGCGGACTCAGTGAAATTCCCCCTAAACTCGATCCGACCAAGATCCCGCCGCCGTCAGTTCAAGAAAACTGGGAATCAATTCCGGCTCCGGAGAAGAATTTCATGGCTTCCAGATCCTCCACGCCTGATAATGCAGCTGATTCGAGGGAGAATTCGACTGTTTCCGAGCAGATCCCAATTCCCGAAAATGGCGCAAACCCTAGAAAGAGAAAGTCCGCCCCCAAAGGAAAGGGGAAAGACACCGCCGTCGCTAAT GTTTCTGCGTCGGAGAATAGTGAATCTAGTGGGAAGAGAAGCAAATCGGAAGAGGAGAAGGCGAATCAGAAGGCGTCGAAGGATAATTCGAAGCTTCCGGAGCCTCCCAAGGACTACATCCATGTCCGAGCTCGACGTGGGCAAGCTACAGACGCCCATAGCCTCGCAGAAAGA GTTCGTAGAGAGAAGATCAGTGAGAGGATGAAAGTGCTTCAAGATCTTGTGCCAGGTTGCAATAAG GTTACTGGGAAAGCAGTTATGCTTGATGAGATCATTAATTATGTGCAGTCTTTGCAGCGCCAAGTTGAG TTCCTTTCGATGAAACTGACAACTGTTAATCCGAGAATGGATTTCAACATGGAAGCACTAATGTCTAAAGAT ATGTTTCAGTCTCGCGGCTCGATGTACCCATCGGATGGCTACCCGTTCCAATCCCCGTGTGGGAACGAGGCGCCTTTCCCTCCTAGCCATGGGAGAAACCAAAGGCCTCAAATGGAGAATTTCGCCGATGCAGCCTCTCAA GTTTCATCCTTTTGGGAAGATGATCTGCATAGCATTGTGCAGATGGGATTCGGACAAGGCCAGATGCAAAATTTTCAAG GGATTCTACCCACATCTCAAATGAAAGTTGAGCTATGA